The Apium graveolens cultivar Ventura chromosome 6, ASM990537v1, whole genome shotgun sequence genome contains a region encoding:
- the LOC141666758 gene encoding 26S proteasome regulatory subunit 7 homolog A-like, which translates to MAPPEAESIEDEIRNEKNPRPLDEDDIALLKTYGLGPYSNTIKNAEKEIKEMAKKINDLCGIKESDTGLAAPSQWDLVSDKQMMQEEQPLQVARCTKIINPNTEDAKYVINVKQIAKFVVGLGDKVSPTDIEEGMRVGVDRNKYQIQIPLPPKIDPSVTMMTVEEKPDVTYNDVGGCKEQIEKMREVVELPMLHPEKFVKLGIDPPKGVLCYGPPGTGKTLLARAVANRTDACFIRVIGSELVQKYVGEGARMVRELFQMARSKKACIVFFDEIDAIGGARFDDGAGGDNEVQRTMLEIVNQLDGFDARGNIKVLMATNRPDTLDPALLRPGRLDRKVEFGLPDLESRTQIFKIHTRTMNCERDIRFELLARLCPNATGADIRSVCTEAGMYAIRARRKTVTEKDFLDAVNKVIKGYQKFSATPKYMVYN; encoded by the exons ATGGCACCACCGGAAGCAGAGTCAATTGAAGATGAAATTAGGAATGAGAAAAACCCTAGGCCTCTCGATGAAGATGACATCGCTCTCCTCAAAACTTAT GGATTGGGACCTTACTCCAATACCATAAAAAATGCAGAGAAAGAAATCAAAGAAATGGCAAAAAAGATCAATGATCTATGTG GTATTAAGGAGTCTGACACTGGTTTGGCCGCACCCAGTCAGTGGGATCTTGTTTCTGATAAACAAATGATGCAGGAAGAGCAACCTCTGCAG GTAGCAAGATGCACAAAGATAATTAACCCAAACACGGAAGATGCGAAATATGTTATTAACGTTAAACAGATTGCGAAG TTTGTCGTTGGGCTGGGTGACAAAGTTTCACCTACTGATATTGAGGAAGGCATGCGTGTTGG TGTTGATCGGAACAAATATCAAATTCAGATTCCTCTGCCTCCAAAAATCGATCCAAGTGTAACCATGATGACAGTAGAAGAGAAGCCTGATGTTACATATAATGATGTAGGTGGATGTAAGGAGCAGATAGAAAAGATGCGAGAG GTCGTTGAGCTCCCTATGCTTCACCCTGAGAAGTTTGTAAAGCTTGGAATCGACCCTCCTAAAGGAGTACTCTGCTATGGTCCTCCCGGAACTGGCAAAACGCTGTTAGCAAGAGCAGTAGCTAATAGAACGGATGCCTGTTTTATTCGTGTTATTGGAAGTGAGCTTGTTCAAAAGTACGTTGGTGAGGGAGCTCGTATGGTTCGCGAACTTTTTCAG ATGGCACGATCTAAAAAGGCTTGCATAGTGTTTTTTGATGAAATTGATGCCATCGGAGGTGCACGTTTCGATGATGGTGCAGGTGGAGATAATGAAGTTCAACGCACAATGCTTGAAATTGTAAATCAGCTTGATGGTTTTGATGCTCGTGGAAATATCAAGGTCTTGATGGCAACAAACAG GCCCGACACACTTGATCCAGCACTGCTACGCCCTGGGAGGTTAGATCGTAAAGTTGAGTTCGGGCTGCCTGATCTGGAAAGTAGAACACAGATATTTAAGATCCATACTCGAACTATGAACTGTGAAAGGGACATTCGATTTGAACTATTAGCTCGACTCTGCCCCAATGCCACTG GAGCTGACATAAGAAGTGTATGTACTGAAGCCGGTATGTATGCCATTCGTGCAAGAAGAAAAACTGTTACCGAGAAGGATTTCCTTGATGCTGTCAACAAAGTTATCAAAGGGTATCAAAAGTTTAGTGCCACTCCGAAGTATATGGTGTACAATTGA